The Mycobacterium seoulense genome has a window encoding:
- a CDS encoding cytochrome P450, whose product MTTPGQGQQGTFHLPRLDYETLPMAADRGVGWKVLRDAGPVVFMNGHYYITRREDVLAALRNPKVFSSTILQPPGHPLPVLPLAFDPPQHTRYRKILQPFFSPHGLSASRPVLERHAAEMIAGLAGQGKCEVMADFARLYPFQVFMDLYGLPLEDRDRLIAWKDAVVADKPYLTPGDLEQGQHLLAYLVDVIQQRRQNPGPDMLSRVMASEGDFSDLELLGMSHLLILAGLDTVTAAIGFCLLELARRPQLRELLRDDPKQIRVFIEEIVRLEPSAPVAPRITTQYVEVGGMTLPPGTSVRLCMAAVNRDDSDATSVNELVMDGKVHRHWGFGGGPHRCLGSHLGRIELTVIVGEWLTQIPDFQVPSDYVPEIKFPSKSFALKELPLRWG is encoded by the coding sequence ATGACCACTCCTGGCCAGGGCCAGCAAGGCACGTTCCACCTGCCGCGGCTCGATTACGAAACGCTACCGATGGCCGCGGACCGAGGTGTGGGGTGGAAGGTGCTGCGCGACGCGGGGCCGGTGGTGTTCATGAACGGCCACTACTACATCACGCGCCGCGAGGACGTGCTGGCGGCGCTGCGCAACCCCAAGGTCTTCTCGTCGACGATACTTCAGCCTCCCGGCCACCCATTGCCGGTGCTGCCACTGGCTTTCGATCCCCCACAGCACACGCGCTACCGGAAGATCCTGCAGCCGTTCTTCAGCCCGCACGGACTGAGTGCGTCGCGACCGGTGCTCGAACGGCACGCCGCCGAGATGATCGCCGGGCTTGCCGGCCAGGGCAAGTGCGAGGTGATGGCAGATTTCGCGCGCCTGTACCCGTTTCAGGTCTTCATGGATCTCTATGGTCTGCCGCTGGAGGACCGCGACCGCCTGATCGCCTGGAAGGACGCCGTCGTCGCGGACAAGCCCTATCTCACCCCGGGCGACCTCGAGCAGGGCCAGCACCTGCTGGCCTACCTGGTCGACGTGATCCAGCAACGCCGGCAGAATCCGGGGCCTGACATGTTGTCGCGGGTCATGGCCAGTGAGGGCGACTTCAGCGACCTGGAACTGCTGGGTATGAGCCACCTGCTGATACTGGCGGGTCTGGACACGGTCACGGCGGCGATCGGATTCTGCCTGCTCGAATTGGCCCGGCGCCCACAGCTGCGCGAGTTGCTTCGCGACGATCCGAAGCAGATCCGGGTCTTCATCGAGGAGATCGTGCGACTGGAACCGTCGGCGCCGGTGGCGCCCCGGATCACCACCCAATACGTCGAAGTCGGCGGCATGACGTTGCCACCCGGCACGTCGGTGCGGCTGTGCATGGCGGCGGTCAACCGCGACGATAGCGATGCCACGTCCGTCAACGAGCTCGTTATGGACGGAAAGGTGCACCGCCACTGGGGTTTCGGTGGCGGGCCGCACCGCTGCCTGGGTTCCCACCTCGGCCGGATCGAGCTGACGGTGATCGTCGGCGAATGGCTGACCCAGATCCCCGACTTCCAGGTGCCGTCGGACTACGTTCCCGAAATCAAGTTCCCGTCAAAGAGCTTCGCGCTCAAGGAATTACCGCTGCGCTGGGGCTGA
- the eccCa gene encoding type VII secretion protein EccCa, whose amino-acid sequence MKRGFARPTPEKPPVIKPENIVLPTPLSIPPPEGKPWWLIVVGVVVVGLLIGMVAMTFASGSHVFGGAGSIFPIFMIGGVAMMMFGGRFGGQQQMSRPKLDSMRAQFMLMLDMLRETAHESADSMDANYRWFHPAPTTLAAAVGTPRMWERKPDGKDLNFGVVRVGVGMTRPEVTWGEPQNMPTDIELEPVTGKALQEFGRYQSVVYNLPKMISLLVEPWYALDGQREQVLGLMRAIICQLAFSHGPDHVQMVVVTSDLDEWDWVKWLPHFGDPRRQDAAGNARMVYSSVREFAAEQAELFSGRGSFTPRHASSSAQTPTPHTVIVADVVDPQWEFVISAEGIDGVTFFDLTGSSMWTSVPERTLRFDDKGVIEALPRDRDTWMVIDEKPWFFALTDHVSVAEAEEFAQALARWRLAEAYEEIGQRVAHIGARDILTYYGIDDPGRIDFQALWGARTDTMGRSRLRAPFGNRSDNGELLFLDMKSLDEGGDGPHGVMSGTTGSGKSTLVRTVIESLMLSHPPEELQFVLADLKGGSAVKPFAGVPHVSRIITDLEEDQALMERFLDALWGEIARRKAICDSAGVDDAKEYNSVRLRMQARGQDMPPLPMLVVVIDEFYEWFRIMPTAVDVLDSIGRQGRAYWIHLMMASQTIESRAEKLMENMGYRLVLKARTAGAAQAAGVPNAVNLPAQAGLGYFRRSLEDIVRFQAEFLWRDYFPRGLTDDGDEAPALVHSIDYVRPQLFTNSFTPLEVSVGGPELTPAAITNGETLDADGVVGEDEDIEGIRVPKVGTVIIDQLRKIDFEPYRLWQPPLNQPVPIDELVNRFLGHPWQEDYGSARDLAFPIGIIDRPFKHDQPPWTVDTSGPGANVLILGAGGSGKTTALQTLICSAALTHTPEQVQFYCLAYSSTALTTVARLPHVGEVAGPTDPYGVRRTVAELLALVRERKRTFLEYGIASMEVFRRRKFGGEPGPVPNDGFGDVYLVVDNYRALAEENEVLIEQVNVIINQGPSFGVHVVVTADRESELRPPVRSGFGSRVELRLAAVEDAKLVRSRFAKDVPVKPGRGMVAVNYVRLDSDPQAGLHTLVARPALATTPDYVFESDSVIDAVSRLTTGQAPPVRRLPARFDVAQLRELAAQDTRQGVGVGGIAWAISELDLSPVYLNFAENAHLMVTGRRECGRTTTLATIMSEIGRLYAPGASSAPPPPAGQPSAQVWLVDPRRQLLTALGSDYVEKFAYNLDGVQAMMGELAAVLAGREPPPGLSAEELLSRSWWSGPEIFLIVDDIQQLPAGFDSPLHKAAPWVTRAADVGLHVIVTRTFGGWSSAGSDPMLRALAQANAPLLVMDADPDEGFIRGKMKGGPLPRGRGLLMAEDTGVFVQVAATDLRK is encoded by the coding sequence GTGAAACGCGGGTTTGCCCGGCCGACACCGGAGAAGCCTCCGGTCATCAAGCCGGAGAACATCGTCCTTCCCACGCCCCTCAGCATTCCGCCGCCGGAAGGCAAGCCCTGGTGGCTGATCGTCGTCGGCGTGGTGGTGGTCGGCCTGCTGATCGGCATGGTCGCCATGACCTTCGCCAGCGGCTCACACGTCTTCGGGGGCGCCGGCTCGATCTTCCCGATCTTCATGATCGGCGGCGTCGCGATGATGATGTTCGGCGGGCGGTTCGGCGGGCAGCAGCAGATGAGCCGGCCCAAGCTGGACTCGATGCGCGCCCAGTTCATGCTGATGCTGGACATGCTGCGCGAGACCGCCCACGAGTCGGCCGACAGCATGGACGCCAACTACCGGTGGTTCCACCCGGCGCCCACGACGCTGGCCGCCGCGGTGGGAACCCCGCGCATGTGGGAACGCAAGCCCGACGGCAAGGACCTCAACTTCGGTGTGGTGCGAGTCGGCGTCGGCATGACGCGTCCCGAGGTGACCTGGGGTGAGCCCCAGAACATGCCGACCGACATCGAGCTGGAGCCGGTGACCGGTAAGGCGCTGCAGGAGTTCGGTCGCTACCAGAGCGTCGTCTACAACCTGCCCAAGATGATTTCGCTGCTCGTCGAACCGTGGTACGCGCTCGACGGCCAGCGGGAACAGGTCCTGGGCCTGATGCGCGCGATCATCTGCCAGCTGGCGTTCTCGCACGGGCCCGACCACGTGCAGATGGTCGTCGTCACCTCGGACCTCGATGAGTGGGACTGGGTGAAGTGGCTTCCGCACTTCGGTGACCCGCGGCGCCAGGACGCCGCCGGCAACGCGCGGATGGTCTACAGCTCGGTGCGCGAGTTCGCCGCGGAGCAGGCCGAATTGTTCTCCGGCCGTGGGTCGTTCACGCCCCGGCACGCGAGTTCGTCGGCGCAGACCCCGACGCCGCACACGGTGATCGTCGCCGACGTCGTCGACCCCCAGTGGGAATTCGTGATCAGCGCCGAAGGCATCGACGGAGTGACCTTCTTCGACCTGACCGGCTCCTCGATGTGGACGTCGGTCCCCGAGCGCACGCTGCGGTTCGACGACAAGGGCGTGATCGAGGCGCTGCCCCGCGACCGCGACACCTGGATGGTGATCGACGAGAAGCCGTGGTTCTTCGCGCTGACCGACCACGTCAGCGTCGCGGAGGCCGAAGAGTTCGCGCAGGCGCTGGCGCGCTGGCGGCTCGCCGAGGCCTACGAAGAGATCGGTCAGCGGGTGGCCCACATCGGCGCCCGAGACATCTTGACCTACTACGGAATCGACGACCCGGGCCGCATCGACTTCCAGGCGCTCTGGGGCGCCCGCACCGACACGATGGGCCGGTCGCGGTTGCGGGCGCCGTTCGGCAATCGTTCCGACAACGGCGAGTTGCTGTTCTTGGACATGAAGTCACTGGACGAGGGCGGTGACGGCCCGCACGGCGTCATGTCCGGAACGACGGGTTCGGGTAAATCCACCCTGGTGCGGACCGTGATCGAGTCGCTGATGCTCAGCCACCCGCCCGAGGAACTGCAATTCGTGTTGGCCGACCTCAAGGGTGGATCGGCGGTCAAGCCGTTCGCCGGGGTCCCGCACGTGTCGCGGATCATCACCGACCTGGAAGAGGACCAGGCGCTGATGGAGCGCTTCCTGGACGCCCTGTGGGGCGAGATCGCCCGGCGCAAGGCGATTTGCGACAGCGCCGGTGTCGACGACGCCAAGGAGTACAACTCGGTCCGGCTCAGGATGCAGGCCCGCGGCCAGGACATGCCGCCGCTGCCGATGCTCGTGGTGGTCATCGACGAGTTCTACGAATGGTTCCGCATCATGCCGACGGCGGTCGACGTGCTCGACTCGATCGGCCGGCAGGGCCGCGCCTACTGGATCCACCTGATGATGGCGTCGCAGACCATCGAGAGCCGCGCCGAAAAGCTCATGGAGAACATGGGTTACCGGCTGGTGCTGAAGGCGCGCACCGCCGGTGCGGCGCAGGCCGCGGGTGTGCCGAACGCGGTGAACCTGCCGGCGCAGGCGGGTCTGGGCTACTTCCGCCGCAGCCTGGAGGACATCGTCCGGTTCCAGGCGGAGTTCCTGTGGCGGGACTACTTCCCCCGCGGGCTGACCGATGACGGCGACGAAGCCCCGGCGCTGGTGCACAGCATCGACTACGTTCGGCCGCAGCTGTTCACCAACTCCTTCACCCCGCTCGAGGTCAGCGTGGGCGGACCCGAACTCACCCCGGCGGCCATCACGAACGGCGAGACGCTGGACGCCGACGGCGTGGTGGGCGAAGACGAGGACATCGAGGGCATCAGGGTTCCGAAGGTCGGCACGGTGATCATCGATCAGCTGCGCAAGATCGACTTCGAGCCGTACCGGTTGTGGCAGCCGCCGCTGAACCAGCCCGTCCCGATCGACGAGTTGGTCAACCGGTTCCTCGGCCACCCGTGGCAGGAGGACTATGGGTCCGCCCGGGATCTGGCCTTCCCGATCGGGATCATCGACCGCCCCTTCAAGCACGACCAGCCGCCGTGGACCGTGGACACCTCGGGGCCGGGCGCCAACGTCCTGATCCTGGGCGCCGGCGGTTCGGGCAAGACGACGGCCCTGCAGACCCTCATCTGCTCGGCCGCGCTGACCCACACTCCCGAGCAGGTCCAGTTCTACTGCCTCGCCTACAGCAGCACCGCGCTGACCACCGTCGCCCGGCTCCCGCACGTGGGTGAGGTGGCCGGTCCGACCGACCCGTACGGCGTGCGCCGGACGGTGGCCGAACTGCTCGCGTTGGTCCGCGAGCGCAAGCGGACCTTCCTGGAGTACGGAATCGCCTCGATGGAGGTCTTCCGGCGCCGCAAGTTCGGCGGTGAGCCCGGCCCCGTCCCCAACGACGGATTCGGCGACGTCTACCTGGTGGTCGACAACTACCGGGCGCTGGCCGAAGAGAACGAGGTGCTGATCGAGCAGGTCAACGTGATCATCAACCAGGGCCCCTCGTTCGGGGTCCACGTGGTGGTCACCGCCGACCGCGAATCGGAGCTACGGCCACCGGTGCGCAGCGGCTTCGGCTCCCGGGTGGAGTTGCGGCTGGCCGCGGTGGAAGACGCCAAGCTGGTGCGCTCCCGGTTCGCCAAGGACGTTCCGGTCAAGCCGGGCCGCGGCATGGTCGCCGTCAACTACGTCCGACTGGACTCCGACCCGCAGGCCGGTCTGCACACGCTGGTGGCCCGCCCCGCGCTCGCCACCACTCCCGACTACGTGTTCGAGTCCGACAGCGTCATCGACGCGGTCAGTCGCCTCACGACCGGGCAGGCCCCGCCGGTGCGGCGCCTGCCCGCACGGTTCGACGTGGCGCAGCTGCGGGAGCTGGCGGCGCAAGACACCCGCCAAGGGGTCGGCGTGGGCGGAATCGCTTGGGCCATCTCCGAATTGGACCTGTCGCCGGTCTACCTCAATTTCGCCGAGAACGCGCACCTGATGGTCACGGGCCGACGGGAATGTGGGCGGACCACCACGCTGGCCACCATCATGTCCGAGATCGGCCGGCTGTACGCGCCGGGAGCGAGCAGCGCACCGCCGCCGCCGGCGGGCCAGCCGTCGGCGCAGGTGTGGCTGGTGGACCCACGACGTCAGCTGCTGACCGCACTGGGTTCGGACTATGTCGAGAAGTTCGCCTACAACCTCGACGGCGTCCAGGCGATGATGGGCGAGCTCGCGGCGGTCCTGGCCGGACGCGAACCCCCGCCCGGTCTGTCCGCGGAAGAGTTGTTGTCGCGGTCGTGGTGGAGCGGCCCCGAAATCTTCCTGATCGTCGACGACATCCAGCAGCTGCCGGCAGGATTCGATTCGCCGCTGCACAAGGCCGCCCCGTGGGTGACCAGGGCAGCCGACGTCGGGTTGCACGTGATCGTCACGCGCACGTTCGGTGGTTGGTCGTCCGCGGGCAGCGACCCGATGTTGCGGGCGCTTGCCCAGGCGAACGCGCCGCTGCTGGTGATGGACGCCGACCCGGACGAGGGCTTCATCCGCGGCAAGATGAAGGGTGGCCCGCTGCCCCGCGGTCGAGGCCTGCTGATGGCCGAGGACACCGGCGTGTTCGTCCAGGTCGCGGCGACGGACTTGCGCAAATAG
- a CDS encoding PPE family protein, with product MFDFGALPPEINSGRMYAGPGSGPMMVAAAAWDVLAAELGTAASGYNSIIDELTNGPWVGPASTSMVAAVTPYVTWLSAVAGQAEESAGHARAAAAAFEAAFAMTVPPPVIAANRVLLATLIATNFFGQNTPAIAATEAQYMEMWAQDAGAMYAYAASSMTASQMTPFAAPPQTTTPDGESEQFAAVTQATTQQAGNTAQTAANTSSQLATPQLLSATTSQTTQQLTTAATAPTTTGTSLQDVLPSPTNWWSLNPGNYTAIIKQTLQAYFGVGIGNFGWSIGQQLTFGPGGGTAGAGGAWFPTPQFAQLGLGNLGNLGHTAGAVTAGTGQAAQVGGLSVPQQWATLASTVSPADAAEAEAAPIQTVSASNPPGNALLRGMPTGAVGRRAGAAAGYTHKYGFRYSVLTRPPSAG from the coding sequence GTGTTTGACTTCGGGGCGTTACCGCCGGAGATTAACTCCGGTCGGATGTATGCGGGTCCGGGCTCGGGGCCGATGATGGTCGCGGCGGCCGCCTGGGATGTGCTCGCGGCCGAATTGGGCACGGCGGCAAGCGGTTACAACTCCATCATCGACGAGCTGACGAACGGGCCCTGGGTGGGCCCGGCTTCGACGTCGATGGTGGCGGCTGTCACGCCCTATGTGACCTGGCTGAGTGCCGTCGCCGGTCAGGCCGAGGAGAGCGCCGGTCATGCGCGTGCGGCCGCGGCCGCCTTCGAGGCCGCGTTTGCGATGACGGTCCCGCCGCCGGTGATCGCGGCCAACAGGGTGTTGCTGGCAACGCTGATCGCGACCAACTTCTTCGGTCAGAACACGCCGGCCATCGCGGCCACCGAGGCCCAGTACATGGAGATGTGGGCGCAGGACGCCGGGGCGATGTACGCCTACGCGGCCTCGTCGATGACCGCGTCGCAGATGACGCCGTTCGCGGCGCCGCCGCAGACCACCACGCCGGACGGCGAATCCGAACAGTTCGCCGCCGTCACGCAGGCCACCACGCAGCAGGCCGGCAACACCGCGCAGACCGCCGCCAACACGTCGTCGCAGCTCGCAACGCCGCAGCTGTTGTCGGCCACCACATCGCAAACGACGCAGCAACTCACGACCGCGGCCACGGCACCGACCACGACCGGTACCTCGCTGCAGGACGTCCTGCCCAGCCCGACGAACTGGTGGTCGCTCAACCCGGGTAACTACACCGCGATCATCAAGCAGACGCTGCAGGCGTACTTCGGGGTGGGTATCGGTAACTTCGGCTGGTCGATAGGCCAGCAGTTGACCTTCGGTCCGGGTGGTGGCACGGCGGGTGCCGGTGGTGCCTGGTTCCCGACCCCGCAGTTCGCCCAATTGGGCCTGGGCAACCTCGGCAACCTGGGCCACACCGCCGGTGCGGTGACCGCGGGCACCGGACAGGCCGCCCAGGTCGGCGGGTTGTCGGTGCCCCAGCAATGGGCCACGCTGGCCTCCACGGTGAGCCCGGCCGACGCCGCCGAGGCGGAGGCCGCCCCGATCCAGACCGTTTCGGCGAGCAACCCACCGGGCAACGCCCTGCTGCGCGGCATGCCGACCGGCGCGGTGGGCCGGCGGGCCGGCGCCGCCGCCGGCTATACGCACAAATACGGCTTCCGCTACAGCGTCCTGACCCGCCCGCCATCGGCCGGATAG
- the eccB gene encoding type VII secretion protein EccB: MAEESRGQRGSGYGLGLSTRTQVTGYQFLARRTAMALTRWRVRMEVEPGRRQTLAVVASVSAAMVICLGALLWSFISPSGQINESPIIADRDSGALYVRVGDRLYPALNLASARLITGRPDNPHLVRSSQIATLPRGPMVGIPGAPSNFHTTSPSTSSWLVCDTVATSTGVGAPSGVTVTVIDGNPDLSNHRRVLSGSDAVVLSYGGDAWVIREGRRSRIDATNRSVLLPLGLTPEQVGQAKPMSRALFDALPVGPELTVPQVQNAGTGASFPGAPGPIGTVIVTPQISGPQQYSLVLADGVQTLPPLVAQILQNAGPGNTKPVTVEPSALAKMPVVNKLDLSSYPDAPLNVADIRENPATCWWWQKTAGENRARIQVVSGATIPVAAKDESKVVSLVKADTTGREADQVFFGPDYGNFVAVTGNDPGAKTTESLWWLTDAGARFGVDDTREVREALGLKSKPSLAPWVALRLLPQGPTLSRADALVEHDTLPMDMSPAELAVPK, encoded by the coding sequence GTGGCGGAAGAGAGTCGCGGGCAACGCGGGTCGGGGTATGGCCTCGGGTTGTCGACCCGGACCCAGGTAACCGGCTACCAGTTCCTCGCTCGCCGCACGGCAATGGCGCTCACCCGGTGGCGCGTGCGCATGGAGGTCGAGCCGGGCCGGCGGCAGACGCTGGCCGTGGTGGCCTCGGTGTCGGCGGCGATGGTGATCTGCCTCGGTGCCCTGCTGTGGTCGTTCATCAGCCCCTCCGGCCAGATCAACGAATCGCCGATCATCGCCGACCGGGACTCCGGCGCGCTGTATGTCCGCGTCGGCGACAGGTTGTACCCGGCGCTGAACCTGGCCTCGGCACGCCTGATCACCGGCCGGCCGGACAATCCGCACCTGGTCCGGTCCAGCCAGATCGCCACCCTGCCGCGCGGCCCGATGGTGGGCATCCCGGGTGCACCGTCGAACTTCCACACCACCAGTCCGTCGACGTCGTCGTGGCTGGTGTGTGACACCGTCGCCACCTCGACCGGTGTCGGCGCGCCGTCCGGGGTGACCGTGACCGTCATCGACGGGAATCCCGACCTGAGCAACCACCGCCGCGTGCTGAGCGGGTCGGACGCCGTGGTCCTGAGCTACGGCGGGGACGCGTGGGTGATCCGCGAGGGACGCCGGTCTCGGATCGACGCCACGAACCGCTCGGTGCTGTTGCCGCTGGGCCTGACGCCGGAGCAGGTCGGCCAGGCGAAGCCGATGAGCCGCGCCCTGTTCGACGCCTTGCCGGTTGGCCCGGAACTGACCGTGCCGCAGGTGCAGAACGCCGGAACCGGCGCGTCGTTCCCCGGCGCCCCCGGCCCGATCGGCACGGTGATCGTCACGCCGCAAATCAGTGGGCCGCAACAGTATTCGCTGGTGCTCGCCGACGGCGTGCAGACGCTGCCGCCGCTGGTGGCCCAGATCCTGCAGAACGCCGGACCGGGCAACACCAAACCGGTCACGGTGGAGCCGTCCGCCCTGGCGAAGATGCCGGTGGTCAACAAGCTGGACCTGTCCTCCTACCCGGACGCCCCGCTCAACGTGGCGGACATCCGCGAGAACCCGGCGACGTGCTGGTGGTGGCAGAAGACGGCCGGCGAGAACCGGGCCCGCATCCAGGTCGTGTCGGGCGCGACCATCCCGGTCGCGGCCAAGGACGAGAGCAAGGTCGTGTCTCTGGTCAAGGCCGACACCACCGGCCGCGAAGCCGACCAGGTCTTCTTCGGGCCCGACTATGGCAACTTCGTCGCCGTCACCGGCAACGACCCCGGCGCCAAGACGACGGAATCGCTGTGGTGGCTGACGGATGCCGGCGCCCGGTTCGGGGTCGACGACACCCGCGAGGTGCGTGAGGCGCTGGGGTTGAAGTCGAAACCGAGCCTGGCGCCATGGGTGGCGCTGCGGCTGCTCCCGCAAGGTCCCACGTTGTCGCGGGCGGACGCGCTCGTGGAGCACGACACCTTACCGATGGATATGTCCCCGGCAGAATTGGCGGTACCAAAGTGA
- a CDS encoding ferredoxin, whose translation MRVRLDKSKCVGHAQCYAVDPDLFPIDDSGYSTLEEHEVRPEDEQLTRDGVASCPEMALVLEED comes from the coding sequence GTGAGGGTTCGTCTCGACAAGTCGAAGTGCGTGGGCCACGCGCAGTGCTACGCAGTCGACCCGGATCTGTTCCCGATAGACGACTCGGGTTACTCGACCCTCGAAGAACACGAGGTGAGGCCCGAAGACGAGCAGCTGACGCGCGACGGCGTCGCCTCCTGCCCCGAGATGGCCCTGGTGCTCGAAGAGGACTGA